In Bogoriella caseilytica, the genomic window CCCCCACCGACATTCAGGCCGAGGCCATCCCGATGCTGCTCTCGGGCCGCGACGTCGTGGGCGTGGCCCAGACCGGAACCGGCAAGACCGCCGCGTTCGGACTCCCGCTGCTGGCGGCGCTGGACACGCAGGAGCGTTCCGTCCAGGCCCTGGTGCTGACCCCCACCCGCGAACTGGCGATGCAGGTGGCTGACGCCATCGACTCCTTCACCGGCGCCAGCCGCCTCGAGGTGCTCGCTGTCTATGGCGGCTCCTCCTACATTCCGCAGCTGCGCTCGCTCAAGAACGGCGCCCAGGTCGTGGTCGGCACCCCCGGCCGCGTCATGGATCTCATCGAGCGCGGCGCACTGAAGCTGTCGGGCGTGCGCTTCTTCGTGCTCGACGAGGCCGACGAGATGCTGCGCATGGGCTTCGCCGAGGACGTGGAGACCATTGCCGCACACGTGCCGGGCGACCGCCGGACGGCGCTGTTCTCAGCCACCATGCCGCCGGCGATCCGCCGCGTGGCGGACACCCACCTGAACAACCCCGTGCGGATCTCGGTGACCCGCCCGGCATCGACCACCTCCACCATCCACCAGACCTATGCCGTGGTGCCGTACAAGCACAAGGCTGGAGCCGTGGCCCGCGTGCTGTCGGTCTCCGAGGCGGATGCCGCGATCGTCTTCGTGCGGACCAAGGCCGCCGTCGAGGAGGTCACCCTGGAGCTCACCGCCCGCGGCATCGCCGCAGCCGGCCTCTCGGGCGATGTTCCCCAGCGGGACCGCGAACGCCTCGTGGAGCGGCTGCGCTCGGGCACGCTCGACGTGCTCGTGGCCACCGATGTGGCCGCGCGTGGTCTCGATGTCGAGCGCATCGGCCTGGTCGTCAACTTCGACGTGCCCAAGGAAACCGACTCCTACGTCCACCGCATCGGCCGCACCGGCCGCGCCGGGCGTACCGGGATCGCCCTGACCTTCCTCACCCCGCGTGAGCGGATGCTGCTGAAGCGGATCGAGCGGGCCACCGGCTCCAAGCTCGAAGAGGTCGAACTGCCCACCCCGGCCGATGTCTCCGCCCACAAGGCCAAGTCGCTGGTCACGCGGCTCGGCGAGCGTGTCGAGGCCGGGCGGCTGGACATGTACCGCGAGGTGCTCCGCGAGCACGCCGCGGCCAACGAGACCTCCATCGAGGACGCCGCGGCAGCACTGATGGCCTTGGCCGTCGGCGACGAAGGCCCTCGCCCGCGCAACGAGCGCGACGGCGTCGCCACGGAAGAGTCCGGTCAGGTCCGTTTCGATTCGCGCCAGGAGCGCGAACCCCGTAAGAGCTCCGCTGAGCGCGGCGGCCGTCGCCCGCAAGGTTCGGGCGTGCGTTACCGCGTGGAGGTCGGTCACAAGGACGGCGTCCAGCCCGGCGCCATCGTCGGTGCGATCACCGGCGAAGGCGGCTTGCGCGGCTCCGACATCGGCAAGATCGACATCATGCCGTCGTTCTCCCTGGTGGACATCACCACCGAGCTTGACGACGAGACCGCAGCCCGCGTCGGCGGCGCCATGGTGGCGGGACGCAAGCTCCGCATCCGTCGCGACACCGGCCCCAAGCACGGCGCCAAGACCGGCGGCTTCCGCACGCAGCGCAGCGCGGACTCCCGCGACGCCGGTCGCTTCGAGCGTCGCCCGCAGCGCGCTCGCTAAGCATCGCTGAGGAAGGGCCGGAGGGCGTAGTGCCCTCCGGCCCTTTCTCGTGCGCGGGCTCTCCCCTGTGCTCCCGCCGGCATCGCCGCACCACGCACGTGTCTCAGGATTGCCGTTGCGGTGCGCGTCACCCACAGGAGGGCGAAGGGCTGAGTACGGTCGGAGGATGGCGGATCTTCTCCCGCGACTGCTCGGAGTCCTCGCGCTGCTGCTCGTGGCCAGCGCGGCGTGGCTGCTCCTGTCCCGGCGGCGCGGCACCTTACGGACCACGCGCCGCGGCGGAGCACTCACGCTTGCGGACTTCGGCGAGGCCGTGGCCCGCGGAGATCGGCTGTCCATCGTG contains:
- a CDS encoding DEAD/DEAH box helicase — encoded protein: MTAVSTDLSLPIDNAPELPAFADLGLPADLLAAVEALGFATPTDIQAEAIPMLLSGRDVVGVAQTGTGKTAAFGLPLLAALDTQERSVQALVLTPTRELAMQVADAIDSFTGASRLEVLAVYGGSSYIPQLRSLKNGAQVVVGTPGRVMDLIERGALKLSGVRFFVLDEADEMLRMGFAEDVETIAAHVPGDRRTALFSATMPPAIRRVADTHLNNPVRISVTRPASTTSTIHQTYAVVPYKHKAGAVARVLSVSEADAAIVFVRTKAAVEEVTLELTARGIAAAGLSGDVPQRDRERLVERLRSGTLDVLVATDVAARGLDVERIGLVVNFDVPKETDSYVHRIGRTGRAGRTGIALTFLTPRERMLLKRIERATGSKLEEVELPTPADVSAHKAKSLVTRLGERVEAGRLDMYREVLREHAAANETSIEDAAAALMALAVGDEGPRPRNERDGVATEESGQVRFDSRQEREPRKSSAERGGRRPQGSGVRYRVEVGHKDGVQPGAIVGAITGEGGLRGSDIGKIDIMPSFSLVDITTELDDETAARVGGAMVAGRKLRIRRDTGPKHGAKTGGFRTQRSADSRDAGRFERRPQRAR